The following are encoded together in the Lactuca sativa cultivar Salinas chromosome 1, Lsat_Salinas_v11, whole genome shotgun sequence genome:
- the LOC111900062 gene encoding serine/threonine protein phosphatase 2A 55 kDa regulatory subunit B beta isoform isoform X2: MEEMLRQLPRVHHLRLTGNSLRYLVNAPPVKKFRKAYRYDHIIQKVDIISAIEFDKSGDHLATGDRGGRVVLFERTDKKEHGGNRKDLEKTDYPISRHPEFRYKTEFQSHEPEFDYLKSLEIEEKINKIRWCQTSNGALFLLSSNDKTIKFWKVQEKKIKKIAEMSMDTSNSKASGNGNVGSSIVTSNPKLHLANGGCTDKDKSYTSLSNALSFPSGGIASLRLPVVTSNETNLVARCRRVYAHAHDYHINSISNNSDGETFISADDLRINLWNLEVSNQSFNIVDVKPANMEDLTEVITSAEFHPNHCHTLAYSSSKGSIRLIDLRQSALCDKHSKLFEEHEAPGSRSFFTEIIASISDIKFGRDGRYILSRDYMTLKLWDINMDSGPVSTFQVHEYLRPKLCDLYENDSIFDKFECCLSGDSKRVATGSYSNLFRVFGCNPGSTEATTLEASKNPMRRQVQTPSRPSRSLSSITRAVRRGGESNTPGVGVDANGNSFDFTTKLLHLAWHPTENSIACAAANSLYMYYA; this comes from the exons ATGGAGGAGATGTTGCGGCAGCTCCCGAGGGTCCACCACCTCCGCTTGACTGGAAATTCTCTCAGGTATTTGGTGAACGCACCGCCGGTGAAGAAGTTCAGGAAG GCCTATCGATATGATCACATCATACAAAAAG TTGATATCATATCGGCGATTGAGTTTGATAAAAGTGGTGACCATCTTGCTACTGGTGATCGTGGGGGAAGGGTAGTATTATTTGAGAGAACTGATAAAAAGGAG CATGGTGGAAATAGAAAGGACTTAGAAAAGACTGATTACCCAATCAGCAGGCATCCTGAATTCCGCTACAAAACTGAGTTCCAGAGCCATGAACCGGAG TTTGATTATTTAAAGAGTTTGGAGATTGAAgagaaaattaacaaaattagatgGTGCCAAACATCCAATGGTGCACTCTTTCTTCTGTCTTCTAATGATAAAACCATTAAATTCTGGAAG GTCCAAGAGAAGAAGATCAAGAAAATTGCTGAGATGAGCATGGATACTTCCAATTCCAAAGCCAGTGGAAATGGCAATGTTGGTAGTTCAATTGTTACTTCCAACCCTAAGCTGCATCTTGCAAATGGTGGATGCACAGACAAAGACAAATCTTACACTAGTTTAAGCAATGCATTATCATTTCCTTCAGGGGGCATTGCATCACTTCGTTTACCTGTG GTAACTAGCAACGAGACCAACCTTGTTGCAAGATGTAGAAGAGTGTATGCTCATGCACATGACTATCATATCAACTCTATCTCAAATAACAG TGATGGTGAGACATTTATCTCTGCGGACGATCTTCGGATAAACCTTTGGAATTTGGAAGTCAGCAATCAGAGTTTCAACATCGTGGACGTCAAGCCTGCAAACATGGAAGACCTCACCG AGGTGATTACATCAGCTGAGTTTCATCCTAACCATTGTCATACACTAGCATATAGTAGTTCCAAAGGATCTATTCGCCTTATTGACTTACGTCAGTCTGCTCTATGTGATAAGCATTCTAAATT GTTTGAGGAACATGAAGCACCTGGTTCAAGGTCATTCTTCACTGAGATAATAGCCTCTATTTCAGATATAAAATTTGGAAGAGATGGAAGATATATTCTAAGTCGTGATTACATGACCCTTAAG TTATGGGACATCAACATGGACTCTGGTCCAGTTTCAACATTTCAGGTCCATGAATATTTAAGACCTAAG CTATGTGATTTATATGAAAACGATTCTATTTTCGATAAATTTGAATGCTGTCTGAGTGGTGATAGCAAGCGTGTAGCAACTGGTTCTTACAG CAACTTATTCCGTGTGTTTGGGTGCAATCCGGGCAGCACTGAAGCAACCACCCTCGAAGCTAGCAAGAACCCAATGAg GAGACAAGTGCAGACCCCCTCAAGGCCTTCCAGATCCCTAAGCAGCATAACCCGGGCAGTTAGACGAG
- the LOC111900062 gene encoding serine/threonine protein phosphatase 2A 55 kDa regulatory subunit B beta isoform isoform X1, with product MEEMLRQLPRVHHLRLTGNSLRYLVNAPPVKKFRKAYRYDHIIQKVDIISAIEFDKSGDHLATGDRGGRVVLFERTDKKEHGGNRKDLEKTDYPISRHPEFRYKTEFQSHEPEFDYLKSLEIEEKINKIRWCQTSNGALFLLSSNDKTIKFWKVQEKKIKKIAEMSMDTSNSKASGNGNVGSSIVTSNPKLHLANGGCTDKDKSYTSLSNALSFPSGGIASLRLPVVVTSNETNLVARCRRVYAHAHDYHINSISNNSDGETFISADDLRINLWNLEVSNQSFNIVDVKPANMEDLTEVITSAEFHPNHCHTLAYSSSKGSIRLIDLRQSALCDKHSKLFEEHEAPGSRSFFTEIIASISDIKFGRDGRYILSRDYMTLKLWDINMDSGPVSTFQVHEYLRPKLCDLYENDSIFDKFECCLSGDSKRVATGSYSNLFRVFGCNPGSTEATTLEASKNPMRRQVQTPSRPSRSLSSITRAVRRGGESNTPGVGVDANGNSFDFTTKLLHLAWHPTENSIACAAANSLYMYYA from the exons ATGGAGGAGATGTTGCGGCAGCTCCCGAGGGTCCACCACCTCCGCTTGACTGGAAATTCTCTCAGGTATTTGGTGAACGCACCGCCGGTGAAGAAGTTCAGGAAG GCCTATCGATATGATCACATCATACAAAAAG TTGATATCATATCGGCGATTGAGTTTGATAAAAGTGGTGACCATCTTGCTACTGGTGATCGTGGGGGAAGGGTAGTATTATTTGAGAGAACTGATAAAAAGGAG CATGGTGGAAATAGAAAGGACTTAGAAAAGACTGATTACCCAATCAGCAGGCATCCTGAATTCCGCTACAAAACTGAGTTCCAGAGCCATGAACCGGAG TTTGATTATTTAAAGAGTTTGGAGATTGAAgagaaaattaacaaaattagatgGTGCCAAACATCCAATGGTGCACTCTTTCTTCTGTCTTCTAATGATAAAACCATTAAATTCTGGAAG GTCCAAGAGAAGAAGATCAAGAAAATTGCTGAGATGAGCATGGATACTTCCAATTCCAAAGCCAGTGGAAATGGCAATGTTGGTAGTTCAATTGTTACTTCCAACCCTAAGCTGCATCTTGCAAATGGTGGATGCACAGACAAAGACAAATCTTACACTAGTTTAAGCAATGCATTATCATTTCCTTCAGGGGGCATTGCATCACTTCGTTTACCTGTGGTA GTAACTAGCAACGAGACCAACCTTGTTGCAAGATGTAGAAGAGTGTATGCTCATGCACATGACTATCATATCAACTCTATCTCAAATAACAG TGATGGTGAGACATTTATCTCTGCGGACGATCTTCGGATAAACCTTTGGAATTTGGAAGTCAGCAATCAGAGTTTCAACATCGTGGACGTCAAGCCTGCAAACATGGAAGACCTCACCG AGGTGATTACATCAGCTGAGTTTCATCCTAACCATTGTCATACACTAGCATATAGTAGTTCCAAAGGATCTATTCGCCTTATTGACTTACGTCAGTCTGCTCTATGTGATAAGCATTCTAAATT GTTTGAGGAACATGAAGCACCTGGTTCAAGGTCATTCTTCACTGAGATAATAGCCTCTATTTCAGATATAAAATTTGGAAGAGATGGAAGATATATTCTAAGTCGTGATTACATGACCCTTAAG TTATGGGACATCAACATGGACTCTGGTCCAGTTTCAACATTTCAGGTCCATGAATATTTAAGACCTAAG CTATGTGATTTATATGAAAACGATTCTATTTTCGATAAATTTGAATGCTGTCTGAGTGGTGATAGCAAGCGTGTAGCAACTGGTTCTTACAG CAACTTATTCCGTGTGTTTGGGTGCAATCCGGGCAGCACTGAAGCAACCACCCTCGAAGCTAGCAAGAACCCAATGAg GAGACAAGTGCAGACCCCCTCAAGGCCTTCCAGATCCCTAAGCAGCATAACCCGGGCAGTTAGACGAG
- the LOC111900062 gene encoding serine/threonine protein phosphatase 2A 55 kDa regulatory subunit B beta isoform isoform X4 has product MNGGDGGDVAAAPEGPPPPLDWKFSQVFGERTAGEEVQEVDIISAIEFDKSGDHLATGDRGGRVVLFERTDKKEHGGNRKDLEKTDYPISRHPEFRYKTEFQSHEPEFDYLKSLEIEEKINKIRWCQTSNGALFLLSSNDKTIKFWKVQEKKIKKIAEMSMDTSNSKASGNGNVGSSIVTSNPKLHLANGGCTDKDKSYTSLSNALSFPSGGIASLRLPVVTSNETNLVARCRRVYAHAHDYHINSISNNSDGETFISADDLRINLWNLEVSNQSFNIVDVKPANMEDLTEVITSAEFHPNHCHTLAYSSSKGSIRLIDLRQSALCDKHSKLFEEHEAPGSRSFFTEIIASISDIKFGRDGRYILSRDYMTLKLWDINMDSGPVSTFQVHEYLRPKLCDLYENDSIFDKFECCLSGDSKRVATGSYSNLFRVFGCNPGSTEATTLEASKNPMRRQVQTPSRPSRSLSSITRAVRRGGESNTPGVGVDANGNSFDFTTKLLHLAWHPTENSIACAAANSLYMYYA; this is encoded by the exons ATGAACGGTGGCGATGGAGGAGATGTTGCGGCAGCTCCCGAGGGTCCACCACCTCCGCTTGACTGGAAATTCTCTCAGGTATTTGGTGAACGCACCGCCGGTGAAGAAGTTCAGGAAG TTGATATCATATCGGCGATTGAGTTTGATAAAAGTGGTGACCATCTTGCTACTGGTGATCGTGGGGGAAGGGTAGTATTATTTGAGAGAACTGATAAAAAGGAG CATGGTGGAAATAGAAAGGACTTAGAAAAGACTGATTACCCAATCAGCAGGCATCCTGAATTCCGCTACAAAACTGAGTTCCAGAGCCATGAACCGGAG TTTGATTATTTAAAGAGTTTGGAGATTGAAgagaaaattaacaaaattagatgGTGCCAAACATCCAATGGTGCACTCTTTCTTCTGTCTTCTAATGATAAAACCATTAAATTCTGGAAG GTCCAAGAGAAGAAGATCAAGAAAATTGCTGAGATGAGCATGGATACTTCCAATTCCAAAGCCAGTGGAAATGGCAATGTTGGTAGTTCAATTGTTACTTCCAACCCTAAGCTGCATCTTGCAAATGGTGGATGCACAGACAAAGACAAATCTTACACTAGTTTAAGCAATGCATTATCATTTCCTTCAGGGGGCATTGCATCACTTCGTTTACCTGTG GTAACTAGCAACGAGACCAACCTTGTTGCAAGATGTAGAAGAGTGTATGCTCATGCACATGACTATCATATCAACTCTATCTCAAATAACAG TGATGGTGAGACATTTATCTCTGCGGACGATCTTCGGATAAACCTTTGGAATTTGGAAGTCAGCAATCAGAGTTTCAACATCGTGGACGTCAAGCCTGCAAACATGGAAGACCTCACCG AGGTGATTACATCAGCTGAGTTTCATCCTAACCATTGTCATACACTAGCATATAGTAGTTCCAAAGGATCTATTCGCCTTATTGACTTACGTCAGTCTGCTCTATGTGATAAGCATTCTAAATT GTTTGAGGAACATGAAGCACCTGGTTCAAGGTCATTCTTCACTGAGATAATAGCCTCTATTTCAGATATAAAATTTGGAAGAGATGGAAGATATATTCTAAGTCGTGATTACATGACCCTTAAG TTATGGGACATCAACATGGACTCTGGTCCAGTTTCAACATTTCAGGTCCATGAATATTTAAGACCTAAG CTATGTGATTTATATGAAAACGATTCTATTTTCGATAAATTTGAATGCTGTCTGAGTGGTGATAGCAAGCGTGTAGCAACTGGTTCTTACAG CAACTTATTCCGTGTGTTTGGGTGCAATCCGGGCAGCACTGAAGCAACCACCCTCGAAGCTAGCAAGAACCCAATGAg GAGACAAGTGCAGACCCCCTCAAGGCCTTCCAGATCCCTAAGCAGCATAACCCGGGCAGTTAGACGAG
- the LOC111900062 gene encoding serine/threonine protein phosphatase 2A 55 kDa regulatory subunit B beta isoform isoform X3: MNGGDGGDVAAAPEGPPPPLDWKFSQVFGERTAGEEVQEVDIISAIEFDKSGDHLATGDRGGRVVLFERTDKKEHGGNRKDLEKTDYPISRHPEFRYKTEFQSHEPEFDYLKSLEIEEKINKIRWCQTSNGALFLLSSNDKTIKFWKVQEKKIKKIAEMSMDTSNSKASGNGNVGSSIVTSNPKLHLANGGCTDKDKSYTSLSNALSFPSGGIASLRLPVVVTSNETNLVARCRRVYAHAHDYHINSISNNSDGETFISADDLRINLWNLEVSNQSFNIVDVKPANMEDLTEVITSAEFHPNHCHTLAYSSSKGSIRLIDLRQSALCDKHSKLFEEHEAPGSRSFFTEIIASISDIKFGRDGRYILSRDYMTLKLWDINMDSGPVSTFQVHEYLRPKLCDLYENDSIFDKFECCLSGDSKRVATGSYSNLFRVFGCNPGSTEATTLEASKNPMRRQVQTPSRPSRSLSSITRAVRRGGESNTPGVGVDANGNSFDFTTKLLHLAWHPTENSIACAAANSLYMYYA; encoded by the exons ATGAACGGTGGCGATGGAGGAGATGTTGCGGCAGCTCCCGAGGGTCCACCACCTCCGCTTGACTGGAAATTCTCTCAGGTATTTGGTGAACGCACCGCCGGTGAAGAAGTTCAGGAAG TTGATATCATATCGGCGATTGAGTTTGATAAAAGTGGTGACCATCTTGCTACTGGTGATCGTGGGGGAAGGGTAGTATTATTTGAGAGAACTGATAAAAAGGAG CATGGTGGAAATAGAAAGGACTTAGAAAAGACTGATTACCCAATCAGCAGGCATCCTGAATTCCGCTACAAAACTGAGTTCCAGAGCCATGAACCGGAG TTTGATTATTTAAAGAGTTTGGAGATTGAAgagaaaattaacaaaattagatgGTGCCAAACATCCAATGGTGCACTCTTTCTTCTGTCTTCTAATGATAAAACCATTAAATTCTGGAAG GTCCAAGAGAAGAAGATCAAGAAAATTGCTGAGATGAGCATGGATACTTCCAATTCCAAAGCCAGTGGAAATGGCAATGTTGGTAGTTCAATTGTTACTTCCAACCCTAAGCTGCATCTTGCAAATGGTGGATGCACAGACAAAGACAAATCTTACACTAGTTTAAGCAATGCATTATCATTTCCTTCAGGGGGCATTGCATCACTTCGTTTACCTGTGGTA GTAACTAGCAACGAGACCAACCTTGTTGCAAGATGTAGAAGAGTGTATGCTCATGCACATGACTATCATATCAACTCTATCTCAAATAACAG TGATGGTGAGACATTTATCTCTGCGGACGATCTTCGGATAAACCTTTGGAATTTGGAAGTCAGCAATCAGAGTTTCAACATCGTGGACGTCAAGCCTGCAAACATGGAAGACCTCACCG AGGTGATTACATCAGCTGAGTTTCATCCTAACCATTGTCATACACTAGCATATAGTAGTTCCAAAGGATCTATTCGCCTTATTGACTTACGTCAGTCTGCTCTATGTGATAAGCATTCTAAATT GTTTGAGGAACATGAAGCACCTGGTTCAAGGTCATTCTTCACTGAGATAATAGCCTCTATTTCAGATATAAAATTTGGAAGAGATGGAAGATATATTCTAAGTCGTGATTACATGACCCTTAAG TTATGGGACATCAACATGGACTCTGGTCCAGTTTCAACATTTCAGGTCCATGAATATTTAAGACCTAAG CTATGTGATTTATATGAAAACGATTCTATTTTCGATAAATTTGAATGCTGTCTGAGTGGTGATAGCAAGCGTGTAGCAACTGGTTCTTACAG CAACTTATTCCGTGTGTTTGGGTGCAATCCGGGCAGCACTGAAGCAACCACCCTCGAAGCTAGCAAGAACCCAATGAg GAGACAAGTGCAGACCCCCTCAAGGCCTTCCAGATCCCTAAGCAGCATAACCCGGGCAGTTAGACGAG